From a region of the Halanaerobium hydrogeniformans genome:
- the pdxA gene encoding 4-hydroxythreonine-4-phosphate dehydrogenase PdxA translates to MNKAIIAITMGDPAGIGAEIIVKALNNKDIYEKANPVVVGSSNFLKDAVNLIPSNLKINPVESVDDIKGEYGTIDVMDLENIQLSDIQYGVVDKKAGKAAVEYIFKAIELAKEKKIDAVVTGPINKEAINAAGFHYSGHTEIFAEKTETDDYAMMLADDEMKVIHVSTHVSLREACDLVKKERILTVINLADQALKSLSIKEPKIAVAGLNPHCGEQGLFGSEEAREISPAVKEAQKAGINAEGPISPDTIFSKVRGGQYDIAVVMYHDQGHIPMKVIGFQYNQKLEKWESVSGVNITVGLPIIRTSVDHGTAFEIAGEGKANQESMIEAIEMAIQFTEN, encoded by the coding sequence ATGAATAAAGCCATTATAGCAATTACAATGGGTGATCCTGCAGGAATTGGAGCAGAAATAATAGTAAAAGCTTTAAACAATAAAGATATTTATGAGAAAGCTAATCCAGTGGTGGTTGGAAGCTCTAATTTCTTAAAAGATGCAGTGAACTTAATTCCATCTAACTTAAAAATTAATCCTGTCGAATCTGTAGATGATATTAAGGGAGAATATGGGACAATAGATGTAATGGATTTAGAAAATATCCAATTAAGTGATATACAATATGGTGTTGTAGATAAAAAAGCTGGAAAAGCTGCAGTAGAATATATTTTTAAGGCAATAGAACTAGCAAAAGAGAAAAAAATTGATGCTGTAGTAACTGGTCCCATAAATAAAGAAGCTATAAATGCTGCTGGTTTTCATTATTCAGGCCATACAGAGATTTTTGCTGAAAAAACTGAGACAGATGACTATGCAATGATGCTGGCAGATGATGAGATGAAAGTTATTCATGTATCCACTCATGTTTCACTTCGTGAAGCCTGTGATTTAGTTAAAAAAGAAAGAATTTTAACCGTAATAAATCTGGCCGACCAGGCATTAAAAAGTCTGAGTATTAAGGAACCTAAAATAGCAGTTGCTGGACTTAATCCGCACTGTGGGGAACAGGGATTATTTGGTAGTGAAGAAGCGCGCGAAATATCCCCTGCTGTTAAAGAGGCACAAAAAGCTGGCATTAATGCTGAAGGTCCTATTTCTCCAGATACGATTTTTTCTAAGGTTAGAGGTGGTCAGTATGATATTGCAGTTGTAATGTATCATGATCAAGGGCATATACCAATGAAGGTAATAGGCTTTCAATATAATCAAAAATTAGAAAAATGGGAATCGGTAAGTGGTGTTAATATTACAGTTGGTCTACCAATTATTAGAACTTCAGTTGATCATGGTACAGCTTTTGAAATTGCAGGTGAAGGAAAAGCAAATCAGGAGAGTATGATCGAGGCTATAGAAATGGCAATTCAATTTACAGAAAATTAA
- a CDS encoding dihydrodipicolinate synthase family protein, with protein sequence MEQKEILKGIIPPMITPLNKDFKIDRKSTEKLVDYLIDGGIHTLFILGTTGEGPLISKAEQFKLAKFVVEYTEGRVPVIAGVSAPSSLEVLKNIENLNESGLDGYVSTLPFYDKTNLKEEIKHFEILAAESELPIIIYDIPVKVGQRLSEKALENLVEVDNIIGLKDSSSNLRNFRERVEKFRHKKDFSFALGHSDMIDISIYLGADGVVPSDVHLFPELCVEIYNNAQKEDWIKARKLQSELNKKRIELYNSFPAQSRANNKVCKKHLKAKGIIASDYIMAPYI encoded by the coding sequence ATGGAGCAAAAAGAAATTTTGAAGGGGATTATTCCCCCAATGATTACTCCTTTAAATAAAGATTTTAAAATAGATAGAAAATCTACTGAAAAACTTGTTGATTACTTAATTGATGGTGGTATTCATACTCTTTTTATACTTGGCACAACAGGAGAAGGCCCATTAATATCTAAAGCAGAGCAGTTTAAATTAGCAAAATTTGTTGTTGAATATACAGAAGGTAGAGTCCCTGTTATTGCAGGTGTTTCAGCTCCTTCTAGCCTAGAGGTCTTAAAAAATATTGAAAATTTAAATGAGAGTGGACTTGATGGCTATGTCAGTACTTTACCGTTTTATGATAAAACTAATCTAAAAGAAGAGATCAAACACTTTGAGATTTTAGCAGCTGAATCCGAGTTGCCGATAATTATTTATGACATTCCGGTAAAAGTTGGACAGAGATTGAGCGAAAAAGCTTTAGAAAATTTGGTAGAGGTTGATAATATTATAGGTTTAAAAGATTCTTCTAGTAATTTAAGAAATTTTAGGGAAAGAGTAGAGAAATTCAGACATAAAAAGGACTTTTCTTTTGCTTTAGGACATTCAGATATGATCGATATTTCTATTTATTTAGGTGCAGATGGTGTAGTACCTTCTGATGTTCATCTTTTTCCTGAATTGTGTGTAGAAATCTATAATAATGCTCAGAAAGAAGATTGGATTAAAGCCAGAAAGCTGCAATCTGAATTAAATAAAAAAAGAATAGAACTTTATAACAGCTTTCCAGCTCAAAGCAGAGCAAATAATAAGGTGTGTAAAAAACATCTTAAAGCAAAGGGAATAATAGCTTCTGATTATATAATGGCTCCCTATATATAA
- a CDS encoding iron-containing alcohol dehydrogenase → MIAIKDLDFKIPKEIKIGYDKRNHLSEYLKELKIDKVLVVIDKILEELGLLDNIWSEFDKNNIQYSIYDEIKGEPGIKDIDNALKELKVDRNFTGVIGIGGGSVMDTAKVLAAAGEIKGSIVNYIGTDTIQKKALPMIMIPSTAGTGSEATPNSIVKNEEVESKQGIVSSYLIPDLVVLDPALTLSLPARVTAETGMDAFTHAVECFICNKSNEMSDLYALKAVEYISKYIRRAVKNKEDKEARYYMLLASFMGGVAITNSGTGGVHALSYPLGGKYGISHGLSNSILLPAVMDFNSQAVPDKFIQIAEAMALDTDGLSEEQIVTKAVQEIQKLIEDLEIQLEDFKITEELIDDLAENAMQVERLLNNNPIEIKYEDAVNIYNTALK, encoded by the coding sequence GTGATAGCAATTAAAGATTTAGATTTTAAGATTCCAAAAGAAATTAAAATTGGTTATGATAAGAGAAATCATTTGTCAGAATATCTAAAAGAGCTTAAAATAGATAAAGTTTTAGTAGTTATTGATAAAATACTTGAAGAACTGGGACTTTTAGATAATATTTGGTCAGAGTTTGATAAAAATAACATACAATATAGTATATATGACGAGATTAAGGGCGAACCAGGTATAAAGGATATAGATAATGCTTTAAAAGAATTAAAAGTTGATAGGAATTTTACAGGGGTTATTGGTATCGGTGGTGGTAGTGTAATGGATACTGCAAAAGTTTTAGCAGCAGCTGGAGAAATAAAAGGTTCAATAGTTAATTATATAGGTACAGATACAATTCAAAAAAAAGCTCTGCCTATGATAATGATACCTTCTACAGCCGGAACTGGCTCAGAAGCAACTCCAAACTCAATTGTCAAAAATGAAGAAGTAGAGAGCAAACAGGGTATAGTTAGTTCATATTTGATTCCAGATTTAGTTGTCTTAGATCCAGCTTTAACCCTCTCTCTACCTGCCAGAGTAACAGCAGAAACAGGTATGGATGCTTTTACCCATGCAGTTGAATGTTTTATTTGCAATAAATCAAATGAGATGAGTGATCTCTATGCATTAAAGGCGGTTGAATATATAAGCAAATATATCAGAAGAGCTGTTAAAAATAAAGAAGATAAAGAGGCTAGATATTATATGCTGTTGGCAAGTTTTATGGGAGGAGTAGCTATAACTAATTCTGGCACAGGTGGAGTTCATGCTTTATCATATCCGCTAGGTGGTAAATATGGAATTAGTCATGGTTTATCTAATTCTATATTACTACCTGCTGTAATGGACTTTAATTCCCAGGCAGTACCAGATAAATTTATTCAGATAGCTGAGGCAATGGCTCTAGATACTGATGGCTTATCAGAGGAGCAGATAGTCACTAAAGCAGTTCAAGAAATTCAGAAATTGATTGAAGATTTAGAGATTCAACTTGAAGATTTTAAAATAACTGAAGAATTAATTGATGATTTAGCAGAAAATGCAATGCAGGTAGAAAGATTACTCAATAATAATCCTATTGAGATTAAATATGAAGATGCAGTAAATATATATAATACAGCTTTGAAATAA
- a CDS encoding TRAP transporter substrate-binding protein encodes MLKKFKIKKMTLLVLAVFLITGIFASSMSAAEVNLIAATINRGDHIHTRTLNYLAELVEERSDGRLTMTVYPDAQLGGAAELYEGTIEGAIDLVSLDPGWFAEHHEDFDILDSFYLFRDGEHYKEIMNEPGRLSYFEDLLRENPGLETIYYVGGFERNILSTFAINSIEDLDGQNFRSREVAAEMDWWSALGANPIPIAYEEVYTAIQTGTVEGSQSSINAILEMGFAEVAGYLARTQHVFNINLGVMNMDTYNNMDPELQDILKESAREAQMRFIDEAMGEQDDLLDQLVAEYDVTVTYPDTAPFVNASQGLVVDKAVELGIEDVVAEIFDIQ; translated from the coding sequence ATGTTAAAAAAGTTTAAAATTAAAAAAATGACTTTATTAGTATTGGCAGTATTTTTAATCACAGGGATTTTTGCTAGTAGTATGAGTGCGGCAGAAGTAAACTTAATTGCAGCAACTATTAATCGAGGAGATCATATTCATACTAGAACCTTAAATTATTTGGCAGAACTAGTTGAAGAAAGAAGTGATGGAAGATTAACAATGACAGTTTATCCAGATGCTCAACTTGGTGGAGCCGCGGAACTTTATGAAGGAACCATCGAAGGTGCAATAGACTTAGTAAGTCTTGATCCAGGCTGGTTTGCTGAGCACCATGAAGATTTTGATATTTTGGATTCCTTCTACCTATTTAGAGATGGTGAACATTATAAAGAAATAATGAATGAGCCCGGAAGATTATCATATTTTGAAGATCTTTTAAGAGAAAATCCTGGTTTAGAAACTATTTATTATGTTGGTGGTTTTGAAAGAAATATCTTAAGTACATTTGCTATCAATTCGATTGAAGATCTCGATGGACAAAACTTTAGAAGTAGAGAAGTTGCAGCAGAGATGGATTGGTGGTCTGCTTTAGGTGCAAACCCTATCCCAATAGCATATGAAGAAGTCTATACTGCTATTCAGACTGGTACAGTTGAAGGCTCCCAAAGTAGTATAAATGCTATTTTAGAAATGGGATTTGCTGAAGTAGCGGGCTATCTGGCTCGTACTCAGCATGTATTTAATATTAATCTTGGTGTTATGAATATGGATACTTATAATAATATGGATCCAGAGTTACAAGATATTTTAAAAGAATCAGCAAGAGAAGCACAGATGAGATTTATTGATGAAGCAATGGGAGAGCAAGATGATTTATTAGACCAGCTTGTTGCAGAATATGATGTAACAGTTACTTACCCAGATACTGCTCCTTTTGTAAATGCTTCTCAGGGCTTAGTTGTAGACAAAGCAGTAGAATTAGGGATTGAAGATGTTGTTGCTGAGATTTTTGATATTCAATAA
- a CDS encoding TRAP transporter small permease, with product MASKDNRKNQSILISIEKIINKITDYLGYFVAFLIVFMTTVMFAQVILRYVFGTSIRQLTILVRFSISWMTFVGSAIALKTQDHLEIEIFPESTPKIILKIRNFIVDIVTFFVIFILLRVGHHAFNLGFAKAELVDRRITQGYYYSSLFIGAILMLIFFTWHLVKRYIIKNENLLEEHQDRSCNIK from the coding sequence GTGGCCAGTAAAGACAATAGGAAAAATCAAAGCATTTTAATTTCTATTGAAAAAATAATTAATAAAATTACAGATTACCTTGGTTATTTTGTAGCTTTTTTAATAGTTTTTATGACTACAGTTATGTTTGCTCAGGTAATTTTAAGATATGTTTTTGGTACTTCAATTCGACAACTCACAATATTAGTTCGTTTTTCTATTTCCTGGATGACTTTTGTAGGTTCTGCAATTGCATTGAAAACACAGGATCATTTAGAAATCGAAATTTTTCCTGAGTCTACACCAAAAATTATTCTAAAAATAAGAAATTTTATTGTAGATATTGTAACTTTTTTTGTAATTTTTATTTTGCTCCGGGTAGGTCATCATGCTTTTAACTTAGGTTTTGCTAAAGCAGAATTGGTTGATAGAAGAATTACTCAGGGCTATTATTATAGTTCTCTATTTATCGGTGCAATTTTGATGTTAATATTTTTTACATGGCATTTAGTTAAAAGATATATTATCAAAAATGAAAATTTGTTAGAAGAACATCAGGATAGAAGTTGTAATATTAAATAA
- a CDS encoding TRAP transporter large permease has protein sequence MILGAVVGIFLVSLLLKVPVAFSLILASSIPVFLDPGVRIAMMTSRFFAQMRSFPLLAIPLFILCGKLLGAGGATDDLVYISKVLVWRLRGAMAQVNVVASIFFAGISGSSVADVCSIGTVLIPGMKEEGYSAEFSASITAASAAIGNIIPPSILMIVYGAIAQTSIAALFLGGIIPGILIGLMQMIYCYYYARTRNVGGGEYNKKPTIEMKKKALKKAIFPASIFLIIIVGITSGVFTPSEAGAFAVIYSFVIIFFVYKKRNIKTYINVARQSAIDTATIYILICGASFFAWVLTYYRAMMPIVNLVQGAGVGQVPFLITIAILYVILGTFMEPASAMLIFVPLLRPIVTYLAINPVALGIITVMSIRVGTITPPYGLSTLMAAKIAEVSVPKMMKHILILLGFYMFVVFVLIFFQDIILFLPNIFL, from the coding sequence ATGATTTTAGGTGCTGTTGTGGGAATTTTTCTTGTCAGCCTATTATTAAAAGTACCAGTTGCCTTTAGTCTTATTCTGGCATCTTCCATTCCTGTTTTTTTAGATCCGGGAGTAAGAATTGCGATGATGACCTCCAGATTTTTTGCTCAGATGAGAAGTTTTCCTTTATTGGCAATACCACTTTTTATTTTATGTGGTAAGCTACTTGGAGCAGGTGGGGCAACAGATGATTTAGTATATATATCAAAGGTTTTGGTCTGGAGATTGAGAGGTGCCATGGCACAGGTTAATGTTGTGGCAAGTATATTTTTTGCTGGTATCTCTGGTTCATCAGTAGCGGATGTTTGTTCTATAGGTACAGTATTAATCCCAGGTATGAAAGAAGAGGGTTATAGTGCAGAATTCAGTGCTTCTATTACTGCTGCTTCTGCTGCCATAGGCAATATAATACCTCCAAGTATATTGATGATAGTTTATGGAGCAATAGCTCAAACTTCTATTGCTGCTTTGTTTTTGGGTGGTATAATTCCTGGTATATTAATTGGACTTATGCAGATGATTTACTGTTATTATTATGCTAGAACAAGAAATGTTGGTGGAGGAGAGTATAATAAGAAACCTACTATTGAGATGAAGAAAAAAGCTCTTAAAAAAGCTATATTTCCTGCTTCAATTTTTTTGATAATTATTGTAGGTATAACTAGTGGAGTATTTACTCCATCTGAAGCTGGAGCATTTGCGGTTATTTATTCTTTTGTTATAATCTTTTTTGTTTACAAAAAACGAAATATAAAAACTTATATAAATGTAGCCAGGCAGTCAGCGATTGATACGGCAACAATTTATATACTAATATGTGGAGCTTCATTTTTTGCCTGGGTTCTTACATATTACAGGGCAATGATGCCAATTGTTAACTTAGTACAAGGAGCTGGAGTTGGTCAGGTACCTTTTTTAATAACAATTGCAATTCTTTATGTAATTTTAGGAACTTTTATGGAGCCTGCTTCAGCAATGCTAATATTTGTGCCATTACTTAGGCCTATAGTAACATATTTGGCTATTAATCCAGTTGCATTGGGGATTATCACTGTAATGTCAATCAGAGTGGGAACTATTACTCCACCTTATGGATTATCAACACTTATGGCTGCAAAAATAGCAGAGGTTAGTGTGCCTAAGATGATGAAACATATTCTGATTTTACTTGGCTTTTATATGTTTGTAGTTTTTGTATTAATTTTCTTCCAGGATATTATCTTATTTTTACCTAATATCTTTCTTTAA
- a CDS encoding MFS transporter, translated as MIGQKSKSKLDWGFLLLLSSSYFSGTIILQGLQSLMPFFQSDFNLSRAQVGLYSTAFFITATIAAIYSGQLVDKIGSKNGMLLSGLMMGIFVILHSLTSSFAILLVFASFTGLGFSVISPALNKAVIDESPPDKVGLSMGIMQSGGGVGSFVGASLLPVLAVAYGWRLAVILAGLNSILILFLVKFKLPDDFGVSNYQNEDQGNLSEKVKLLFANKSMLLVCFLGLILGTSSGTIPNHYTLYLTMDLGFTPQMAGLMLGVLQIGGLFGRIFWAWLSDKLHRNKRHLSFLYLIITISLLYIFYSYFIWRAAALTWLIFIFSFFLGTAAMGWMGLYFTVVGERSSSEMTGLATGLSLIFIRLGVLVSPPVFGLIADQFDHYNYSWLVLAIFTFVGGMILYFQERKI; from the coding sequence ATGATAGGCCAAAAATCAAAAAGTAAACTCGATTGGGGATTCTTATTATTACTTTCTTCTTCTTATTTTTCAGGTACAATTATATTACAGGGTCTCCAATCTTTAATGCCTTTTTTCCAAAGTGATTTTAATCTTAGTAGAGCTCAGGTAGGGCTTTATTCAACTGCTTTTTTTATTACCGCAACTATAGCAGCTATTTATAGTGGTCAGTTGGTAGATAAAATAGGTAGCAAAAATGGAATGCTACTTTCTGGTTTGATGATGGGGATATTTGTTATTTTACATAGTTTAACATCAAGCTTTGCTATATTACTTGTTTTTGCTTCTTTTACAGGTTTGGGTTTTAGTGTAATTTCTCCTGCCTTAAACAAAGCGGTTATTGATGAAAGTCCACCTGATAAGGTAGGGCTGTCGATGGGTATAATGCAGTCTGGTGGAGGAGTTGGAAGTTTTGTTGGTGCTAGTCTTCTACCTGTTCTTGCAGTAGCTTATGGATGGAGATTGGCAGTAATACTAGCCGGGTTAAATTCTATTTTAATCTTATTTTTGGTGAAATTTAAATTACCAGATGATTTTGGAGTAAGTAATTATCAAAATGAAGACCAGGGTAATTTGTCAGAAAAAGTTAAACTTTTATTTGCTAATAAATCAATGCTTTTAGTCTGTTTTTTGGGGTTGATTCTGGGTACTTCATCTGGAACAATTCCCAACCATTACACTCTTTATCTAACAATGGATTTAGGATTCACACCACAGATGGCAGGTTTAATGCTTGGAGTATTACAGATTGGTGGACTTTTTGGCAGGATATTTTGGGCCTGGTTGAGTGATAAATTACATAGAAACAAGAGGCATTTAAGCTTTTTATATTTAATTATTACTATCAGCTTATTATACATATTCTATAGTTACTTTATTTGGCGTGCAGCTGCTCTGACCTGGTTAATTTTTATCTTTTCTTTTTTCTTGGGTACAGCAGCTATGGGTTGGATGGGATTATATTTTACTGTTGTCGGTGAACGATCAAGTTCAGAAATGACAGGTTTAGCAACGGGTTTATCTTTGATTTTTATTAGACTTGGAGTCTTAGTAAGCCCACCTGTTTTTGGTTTGATTGCAGACCAATTTGATCATTATAATTATAGCTGGCTTGTATTAGCTATATTTACATTTGTAGGTGGAATGATATTATATTTTCAGGAAAGAAAGATTTAA
- a CDS encoding SDR family NAD(P)-dependent oxidoreductase, with protein MLLENKTAVVTGATRGIGREIALNLAEEGADLVINGRNEKLLKEVKSSITQLGRDCIYIAGDISAQKTSKLIIKRAIAKFSKIDILVNNAGIIIRDSTEEMDLADWNKVLAVNLNGTLYTILTVLPHMKKKKAGKIINIASSAAKKPHANASPSYGASKAGVVYLTRHFAAEMAKYGIYVNAVCPGPIETDMSKDWSKEYKERVINKIPLNKLGTPKDVAQAVLFLASNMSDFITGESLNINGGSFMD; from the coding sequence TTGCTGCTTGAAAACAAAACTGCTGTTGTTACTGGTGCAACAAGAGGTATAGGTCGAGAAATCGCCTTAAACTTAGCAGAAGAAGGAGCAGATCTTGTTATCAATGGAAGAAATGAAAAGCTGCTTAAAGAAGTCAAAAGCAGCATTACTCAACTTGGTAGAGATTGTATTTATATTGCTGGTGATATATCTGCACAAAAAACCAGCAAGTTAATTATAAAAAGAGCTATTGCGAAATTTTCTAAAATCGATATTTTGGTCAATAATGCTGGTATCATAATAAGAGATTCAACAGAAGAAATGGATTTAGCTGATTGGAATAAAGTTTTGGCTGTTAATCTAAATGGAACTCTTTATACAATATTAACTGTACTACCTCACATGAAAAAAAAGAAAGCTGGTAAAATTATCAATATTGCTTCGAGTGCTGCTAAAAAACCACATGCAAATGCTTCTCCCAGTTATGGAGCCTCTAAAGCAGGGGTTGTTTATTTAACCAGACATTTCGCAGCTGAAATGGCTAAATATGGTATTTATGTAAATGCGGTTTGTCCTGGACCAATTGAAACAGATATGTCAAAAGATTGGAGTAAAGAATATAAAGAAAGAGTAATTAATAAAATACCTTTAAATAAATTAGGCACTCCTAAAGATGTTGCCCAAGCTGTTCTGTTTTTGGCTTCAAATATGTCTGATTTTATTACAGGTGAGTCGCTAAATATTAATGGTGGTTCATTTATGGATTAG
- a CDS encoding sialidase family protein, whose translation MKNYKIPNKYPHNHAPNLLLLSNGDLLCTWFGGSCEGKADISIHYSRLKKGEVSWSKAVVLSGDENRSEQNPILYEVKPGHLWLLYTAQIGVHQETAVVRIRRSDDYGHNWSKAEDLFEDEGLFVRNPPIKLENDDILLPAYYCQKSETGFLGDDYSVVKLSSDGGSTWKEVSIPESKGLVHMSAVELDNKDIVGFFRNRRADYIYRTFSKDQGITWSVPEPLELPNNNSSIQCLKLKSGKLALVYDDVNKHISPPTVDMPPWFDKKDMENVGVKEVEKPSAVWGVKRNPLVISLSDDGGRTWPQKKELMTDEGLEGEPEFSYPSLVQDDTGLIHIAYTYLREYIRYVTIEESEILD comes from the coding sequence ATGAAAAATTATAAAATACCAAATAAATATCCTCATAATCATGCACCTAATCTATTATTATTAAGTAATGGTGATTTATTGTGTACCTGGTTTGGTGGTAGCTGTGAAGGTAAGGCTGATATTTCAATTCACTACAGTCGTTTAAAAAAAGGAGAAGTTAGTTGGTCTAAAGCAGTAGTATTATCAGGTGATGAAAACAGATCTGAACAAAACCCCATCTTATATGAAGTTAAACCCGGTCACCTTTGGTTGCTGTATACCGCTCAAATTGGTGTACATCAAGAAACTGCAGTTGTACGAATTAGAAGATCAGATGATTATGGTCATAACTGGAGTAAGGCTGAAGATTTATTCGAAGATGAAGGATTATTTGTTCGAAATCCACCAATAAAGCTTGAAAATGACGATATATTATTACCAGCTTATTACTGTCAAAAATCTGAAACAGGATTTTTGGGGGATGATTATAGTGTTGTGAAACTTTCTTCAGACGGTGGATCTACCTGGAAAGAAGTATCTATCCCAGAAAGCAAAGGCCTTGTTCATATGTCTGCTGTAGAGCTTGATAATAAAGATATTGTTGGTTTTTTTCGCAATAGAAGAGCAGATTACATATATAGAACTTTTTCAAAAGATCAGGGGATAACTTGGTCGGTTCCAGAGCCATTGGAACTTCCAAATAATAATTCCTCTATCCAATGCCTTAAATTGAAGAGTGGAAAACTTGCATTAGTTTATGATGATGTTAATAAACATATTTCTCCGCCTACAGTCGATATGCCTCCCTGGTTTGATAAAAAAGATATGGAGAATGTAGGTGTTAAAGAAGTTGAAAAACCAAGTGCAGTTTGGGGAGTAAAAAGGAATCCCTTAGTAATATCTCTGTCAGATGATGGTGGTAGGACATGGCCGCAAAAAAAAGAATTAATGACAGATGAAGGTTTAGAAGGGGAGCCAGAATTTTCTTATCCATCTTTAGTGCAGGATGATACAGGACTTATTCATATAGCATACACATATTTAAGAGAATATATTAGATATGTAACTATAGAAGAGAGTGAAATATTAGACTAG
- a CDS encoding IS3-like element ISHahy4 family transposase (programmed frameshift) produces the protein MANRKYSDETKEQIVKECREIGNTALVARRHNISKHTVYSWVKKAKETGSVRSLPKDEKKQMKEIENRLSKMSDENDKLKKIVAEKELELAILRELRDKVKPPIALKVQIASKWINKGYKISIVLDFVGLNSSTYYSNINRKTESESTNSSNSNNPQGRPVPGYSLTESGEKISDEQIKEWLLELVAGDGFPYGYRKLTVCLKEDYNLKINKKKVYRLCKELDILRSQRKIKKFRPKKIAKQEEITEPNQLWQMDLKYGYINGTDQFFFQMSVIDVFDKTVIDYHLGLSCKAKDTCRVLKAALNKRKLYKGMNLPKIRTDNGPQFVSKLFGDTCEKLGVEHQRIPVRTPNMNAHIESFHSVLEKDCYSINEFSSFIDAYKKVSEYMNYYNNRYRHGSLNDMPPAKFYKLAKAEKIVAEPVLA, from the exons ATGGCAAACAGAAAATATTCCGATGAAACTAAAGAACAAATTGTAAAAGAATGTCGCGAAATAGGTAACACAGCTCTTGTAGCAAGACGACATAATATTTCTAAGCATACTGTTTACAGCTGGGTCAAAAAAGCTAAAGAAACAGGATCAGTTAGATCTCTTCCTAAAGATGAAAAAAAGCAAATGAAAGAGATAGAAAATAGATTAAGTAAAATGAGCGATGAAAATGATAAGCTCAAAAAAATTGTAGCAGAAAAAGAATTAGAATTAGCGATTTTAAGGGAGTTGAGAGATAAAGTAA AACCCCCGATAGCCCTCAAAGTTCAGATTGCATCAAAGTGGATAAATAAAGGGTATAAAATCTCTATTGTTTTAGACTTTGTTGGGCTTAATTCTTCCACTTACTACAGTAATATAAATAGAAAAACTGAGAGTGAAAGTACTAATAGCAGCAATTCCAATAATCCTCAAGGAAGACCTGTCCCTGGGTATTCTCTAACTGAATCAGGTGAAAAAATATCTGATGAACAGATTAAAGAATGGCTCTTAGAACTGGTTGCAGGAGATGGCTTCCCTTATGGTTACAGGAAACTTACAGTCTGTTTAAAAGAAGACTATAACTTGAAAATAAATAAGAAAAAAGTATACAGGTTATGCAAAGAACTGGATATATTAAGATCGCAAAGAAAAATCAAAAAATTTAGACCTAAAAAGATTGCAAAACAGGAAGAAATTACAGAACCAAATCAACTCTGGCAGATGGATTTAAAATACGGCTACATAAATGGAACAGATCAGTTCTTTTTCCAGATGTCAGTAATTGATGTCTTTGATAAGACTGTTATAGATTATCACCTGGGACTAAGCTGTAAAGCTAAAGATACCTGCAGGGTATTAAAGGCTGCTTTAAATAAAAGAAAGCTGTATAAAGGCATGAATTTGCCTAAAATTAGAACAGATAATGGACCACAATTTGTCTCTAAATTATTTGGAGACACCTGTGAAAAACTGGGGGTAGAGCATCAGAGAATTCCAGTTAGAACACCTAATATGAATGCTCATATAGAATCATTTCATTCGGTTTTAGAAAAAGATTGTTATTCAATTAATGAATTCAGTAGTTTTATTGACGCCTATAAAAAAGTCAGTGAGTATATGAATTATTATAACAACAGATACCGTCATGGCAGTCTTAATGATATGCCTCCAGCAAAATTTTATAAACTGGCTAAAGCAGAAAAAATAGTTGCTGAACCAGTACTCGCCTAA